acaacatggcattccagcatttttaacagcgtcctcgtcttttccgacagtgcgagctatttctctccaagaattattaacatgttgatcacggtgatctttgagagctgaatcatacaaatgtctgtatttacgaacctctgccatactagttctagtCCGCCctctttttccgcgtccgaccgtctgcgtggttagaaaatttcctaggtgcgcggtgcggaaagtttgggccgtgcggaggcgcggtggttaaaatgatgcaattttgcagcacggagccatgcggacctcacggacgcgtcaagcataaaccaagcttaaggtacCTTTAGTGGTGGTTGGGGAGGGGGAGGCAAACCCATGAACTATAGGCCTTTTCCTAGCTCTGTGTTTCTCCTACCTGTGGCTTTTCAGATTACTCCTGATTGGACAGATACGTTAACAGCTAGTGATGAAACTAGTTAAGAGGCGGTTTGACTGGGCATGGTGCACACCTGAGATTTGGGGGGGTGATACCTCTGTTCAGAGAGCCATCTTCAACATGTAACCTTTACCTTTCTGCTAAAACACTTAAAAGCATCATCACACTAACCTGTCCTCCCCTTGGTAAATCAATTGACTGGCCTCACATAGAAGTTCTGAACATGGCAGGAGTACCATCTCAAACCGGGCCTGCCTCAGCTGGGTAGAAGGCTGAGAAAGTCTCAGGGACAGTTACTGGTTAAGGGCTTAAGACCAACATCTGAACTATCCAGTCATGTTACAGTGATGTCATACCTACACGACTCAAACTGAAGACCGGGTAGCAGTCGTAGACCGGTTGGTTCGttgggagtttttgacaattaaaattgcgcccacattttctatgtTAAacgcatctcttttaacaacggtagtttctgcatctatactgctccgcttcagccctctcccccctccccctgccctctcccccctccccctgcgcagcgcccacaaactcactggtgcgcctgcattctctcagagttcctgctgctctaaacattaaaaataattatttcattttctgttcctcacttctgattaccttcagtggtgtctgtttgttgcaaccaccaggtacaaaaactaacttgtttttattggaatatttttctgtcctgcctgtttattatcttcctgcatctcctctcaatcctaaagataaactgctacctggggtcatatatattcaccttatgagttacctttgaactgcagttctaaaagatctaccgcccgctaaaacagcggagtgtgcgccggCCGCactggtgaggtgcgtcaccggaggacaaaaaaggtgatgcgctccgctccacagcagcgaaacgcatcaggcacaaataaaagacaggaaacataaaaggaaatgagccgacatgaatgatcgtgtgttaaattagtttttgaggtggcgacacctgatttgataatgttactgtggccgtgctcaggacgcagatgtctggagcgcgtcaacgatcagagctttgcatgcgcaagctggttaaggtcaggatgggggtgaggggaaggttaaattgcaagagggtaaaggtcacaactctgtcaaatgtccgttttacggcgggtctcagtaccgacgctctggcacagcgcgttgcctcctgacgcgcaggagctcatcacctgctgacagcaggctgctgtcttttccgaggactccaTCTCgttggtcattatcacgtgacagcgactagtcgatgacatgcataaaaagtcactacagagcagtcaagtcgactagttcatacaacccctagttcattgtccagtagcatgcggagatcatttgaaagaaaagGGTAGAACCCATCTCACGACCGAGAGccgcgtcaatggagcgttgccagactaaacatTGTTTTTTAGTCTGGTTTGCCAGGCTAGGAAGTAACTCTAAGCTAGGCAGAACCACCATCTAGAACTGGGGTGGGCAACTCTGATCCACGAGaaccgctatccagcatgtttttgttgtttccctgcagCTTTTTATCACCTGCTGATAAAATCTGGTGTGTTACAACATGgacacaactaaaacatgctggatagcagccctcgagGACAATGAATGCCCACCCTAATCTATAAGTTAGCCCTGGACCATCAAATATAGTCTCAACCATTTAAGCTAGCTCAAAGCTCATTATAGTGTTATAAGAGCCAACCTTTGACACCCTTAAACCCTCAGGTGTGTGTAAAGGTTCTAGAGCTCTCcaaatctgacctttgacctggttTTTCCTCTGGAGGTTTGGAAATGTGTAGATTGTCATGATTACAGGCCCAGCTTTAAACCAAAACCTCATTCTTTTgtgtagcttctaccttcctgctgGTAATTTAGCTCTTAACTACCCAGCATGCAACGTGCCCGGGAATGTCAAATGGCATCATGAAACCATCTTTTCCTCTCACATTATTAATACGGATCAAGTTTAAACACACCACCATTAGCGTGACCACAAGCTCGTGAACATTAGcattaatgctaatggttaagcATGCTGATGCGAGGGATAACACAGACTGCATTCAGTCTAAAAACCAACCGATTTATTACCAGGCACTCTTTCCACACTGCAGCTGGAGTAGTGGAGCTATGACATCACTGATCTGATTGGATGGCTGAACGGGTCAGCTAGAGTTTGAACATGCTTTCCGTGTGCCGGCGTGTAAACACAAAACCCAGCTGCAGCCACCATCACCACTGGCCTTCTAGCTGTGTGGTCGAATAAATAAAGTAAGATTTGGTCTGGTTGAAGATTTAACATCTCATCTAAACATTGAGTTATTTTACAATTTAAATCTCTGAATTAAACATCCGCTCAGGTAGTTTCTATTCGTTTCCTTGTCCTTGTAAAATAAGGAGCAGGAATGAAACCAGAACCCTGTTGGATGAGATGCTCTGACCTGTGACGGCTGCTTCAGAGCAGCGATTACGTGGTTATGTTAGGGAAACGGGACATAAAGGGTTTACGGTGACGTGTGAGGCACAAACCGGGCTCTCACTGGTTCATATGTAATAACCCAAACACAGCTGGGGAACTCCAGGGTAATAACAGAAAATGGATGAAGAATCCTCCATGACTGGATGCCTGAGTTGGTCCAGCTTACATTCTCTTGTACTAGCTTGTGTTCAGTATGAGCTTTGACTGGTTAAGCTGAAAAACACAAAAAGGTCAGCTTCGCCTTCGCTTGAAGCATCAGAGGTCCGACTCGCTGACGTAAAACGTGGCAGAACAAAGTGAAGCCAGAGTTCTCAGAGAAAACGCTCCAGCTCTCATTCAGCAGGAGTCGCTCTCATTGTTCAGGGAGCAAACAGAAAAGAGGCATCAGACCTCTAGGAGGTCCACCAGCTCAGTCTTCACAGGCCAAAACCTGCCAGACGATGAGGTGGCTGCGCTCAGATTCAGCCAAGAAAGGCTGCAGCTTCAGGGGGGCGTCCTCAGTCTCCTCTGCCTCGCCGTCCTCATCacctacacacacaaacacacacacacacggtgcccTCATCAACCCACCACATTGATGATCACTCCTCGGTTCGTGCCGTTTCATGTAAACTCACCCATCCTGAAGTCGATGTAGCCTTCTCCTCCACTCATCACCAGCATGGACTGCTTTCCTTCCTGAGCTGCTGCATCGGTGGACTTGTCTCCTGCGGTTTCTCCTCCACAGGAAGCAGACGGATCAGGATGTCCTGAAAACAGACAGAGTAAACAAAGCTCAAGCTCTCCAGTGGCAAAGTTGAATGTTCCTAAATTATAACACACAGTTGAACCAGAGGCATCAGGGCTCAGTTGGATTTGGCGTTTGTGAGCACCTCCTGGCTTTTGTGGATTTTCTAACATTTCCACTGTAAGACCTTTTTGGTTGTTAACTTATGAACTTTTGAGTGTATTTATTCTGAATTTTCAACCATACAAGGAGAAGAAAACCCGATAAAGTTTAGTGTGCTCTGCAGTCACTTTCTGTGTATTTGAGGCAGCATTActcgatgcttttattttgacaagccACAGCTTTCCTGGGCCTCCATTCATCAGTCGTTCATAGAAACTGTCCTATACTCCTTCCCATGAAGGAAACGGAGAAAGTTCGTACGAACGGCCAAATCCTGATTTATGCATATACTCCTTCCCATGAAGGAAACGGAGAAAGTTCGTACGAACGGCCAAATCCTGATTTATGCAacatacactcatacacacacattccTCCGTAATCGACTGTTGATCAGTCCCACCTGTGCACACCCAGGTACGTTCAGTCATTTACACACAGAAGCACCCTCGACCAACCATTTGGTCACACCACGTCCTCAGCTTATGCGGGGAGTACCCACATTCTTCCTGCAGAGCTGTCTGTCAGTTTGGTTACATTGGCAACGCAAGCATGTTCAGGGTGCTGAGTGGGAGGAGCTTCCTGGGGCTTCTTGTAGCTGATAATATCGAACATGGACTGGAACTGGATTTGTGCCGTTTGTCCGTCGCTCCACAACTGGTCCTGAATCACAGCAtggctccagaaggatctccctCAGGAAGCAGCATCTGCTCAGGAGTCACTCTGGGTTCTCACCAATCAGATTAGTGCGCTCATGGAGGACACGCTGACCTCCAGAGTTCACGCTCTGTCAAATCCTTTAACACGAAACCTGCTGTGCTGCAAAGTCAGAGGAGTCTTCTGTAGGTTCTAACACCAGTTATGTGATGAAGCTCTTTCTCTACATACGTAATTACTTATTGGGTTACAATCCTCTGTGGACGAGGAACACGCGTGGATGGCTGAGACCTTCAGTCCAGACAAAGAGAATCCAGATTAGGATTTTtaaccaaacaaaaataaaaactgtggATACTTTAAGATCATCTGTTAGCACCTAACTGCTCACACTCAAACTCACCACAGCCAGTCACAACCAAACAGTTGGCCACAAAGTGAACGGCCTCAAACTAAATCTCTGAGATGAATTTGATGTGTTTACATCAAACAAAATGGGATTTTCTAACGGTTAAAGAGGGTGAGCTGGTGATGGAAAAGGAATAAGATGTAAGAAAACCTGGACACTCCCCAGAATTAAAGTAAAACTAGCCAGAATAAAATCATTAAATGTCAACTGTACCCATAttcttaatacatttgcagtggtctctagtagggttAGGATGCGCctgttccaggaactagaagtgagccacatcagcgtTGGGCTGAACACGACAGAAACTGGACTctggtttcctgatatttgggatgGGTGGAACCTTGCAGGCCCACAAGGTGAACTGTATGTTCCACACAGAAACTACTCGGCACAAAAGTGGTGGTGTTGTTGGACATTCTTCTCAGACTGTGAACCAGGAAAACAAAAGACGGAAATCTTCGGAGCAACCAGTAACTCCGCCCCCTAGTCTATAAGTGGCCAGAATCACAACCCCGACCTGACTCGGCCTGGCCAGTTACCTcaacggagcagggactaaaaacaggggagaaagtagagggaagATACTTAACCGTGCTCTTGGAAAATGTCGCCAGAAAGAGCACTAGCCTGAGTTACTCTTAGTGCCGTTGGGAAAGTGCCATTAGTGTGGCTCGAAGAACCCTAAAACTCCCTAAATGGACAATAGGAGCCATGACCAGGCTTCTGATGTTTGTTTATTCACATCTACTTGTGGTCCACGTTGTCGTTTTTAGTCCATGCTGCTTGTTTCAGTGTGGTTGATTAGATGGTCATTTAGCACAGTGGTGTCCAACCCAGGTCCCGGAGGGCCACGATCCAGCACCTCTGTTCAGCATCTCCATGTTCTACAGAAAACCTACCGATTCACATCAGGCCAGCTGGGgcagagaaacaacaaaaacatgtagaACAGCAGCCCTCCGTTACCCTAGCAGGAGTGAAACTAATCTGATAGAGTTCAGTAAGATAGACCTGTAGTCGAGACCAAACACGTTCTAAATCCCTCTCAGCTGGTTTATTCTCTACagcttcagtaccttccagaacggGTCGTCCCAGCTGGCGCTGGTCACACCCACTCACCCCTTGCTcagactgctataagctgagaagctccaatatccaggaggggctcatagtagaaccgctgctctcatccaggtgagaggcggttctatgctaatttcctgtttgtgatgtcacaaatggagacTTTTTGAAGCAGCTTTCTTAAGGCACACAATTCCTAACTCTGAAAACGAACAAAGAGGTTGAGTGTTTGTAAGCAGCGCAGAAACCACATGATTTCAACAGTTTCACACCAAGTCTCCAACCTGGAACTGCAGCGAAGAACTGGACGGCATTCCTGTGAccgtggaagctgagctgagcgtgGGCCATGGAGCAGTAGGGGACAAATGTCCCGGCCATCACTTTGTCCCCACTGTTGTCTCCGTATACACGAACCACGCCTCCAGGATGGTTTCCTGCTGCTTTGGTCACGTTGTTGGCTGCTAATAGGTCAGACACAATAAATGTATGTAGAATAGCTCAAAGTCACCCAGTTATGAACCAGAAGCTTCATCAAAGCACATAAATCCTGAACCGTTGAAACTTTCCATCCAATAATTATAGCCACTTTGTCTTTCCATACAAAGTTCAGATGTTTTTAGCTACCGGCGCATGGAGAGAGACCCGTTTTACTTCACAAACATGCACTCGGTTTCTTTGGACAGTCTATGTAGACATTATGGTTCTTTTAACTTTGCACACTTGGATACGTGTGGATTTTGATGCCATGGATTATGACTATTTTGGCTTTTCATACAGACCCTTTTAGCTCTATCCTTTATAACCACCTTGGGTCTCCTTACATGCTTGGGTATGAATAGTGTTGTACCCCTGTTATGAACAGATGGATGCTGATTCTGCCCCTAAATGAAACACTCACTTTCTGTCAGAGGGATGGAGATGATGACTCCATTACCGGTTCCAATCCACAAACGGTTACACGACACCATGAGAGCCGTGATCCTGACAAAGGAGAAGCCCAGTTTTCCCGTTCCTAGACACCAGCGAGACTTCCAGTTAAACCTTCAATAAGGGCTGAGAGCAATCCTGCAACCAGAGCAGCAGCAAACCCACCGAGCATCTTGCTGACATACGGCTCGATGTCGATGTCCTGGAGGTGCTGGTAAGTACGAGCGTGGAACAGCCTGAGGGTAGAGTCCAGTTTAATGGACACCCAGATGCCATCGCCGCGCCAGGCCAGCTGACGAACCTGGCTGTCCTTACGAGGGTGGGCATCAAAGGATTTCTGTGGAAGACGCATACGTGTAAAACAAACGTGCCATCAGAGATAAATCACTGAGCTGGTGAGTCTTCACCTCTATCTTCATAGCTCTGGGGTGCACCACATAAATCTTGTTCCTGTAGCCACACCACGCCTTATCGTGGACTACAGTCATGCAGCGGATGGAGTGGTTCTGCTTCCCAAGGTCCAACAGATGGTAGTTGGTCAGGTCCCACTGTCCATCTGACGAGGAACAGGCAACACAAGCTCAAATCATCACAGAAGCTTTCTAGGGCATCATGATGAGGCGATGAGCTCCCTCACCGACTCCTCTGTGGAAAACGGCCAGGGTGCTATCCGACAGACTGACCAGGACTCGTCCTTTCACGTGTCTGGGGGTGAAACGTGCTTCAGCCAACAGGCACAGAGTCAACCCTGCAGGGATCATCTGACTGACTGAACTTACACAATGCCAACCACGGGCTTCTTCAGCTTAATGGAGTGGAGACACCTCTTCCACTGGGCCACCGACGAGTGAACGTAGACACTACGACCAAAGGGGGagcccatcagtacacagaggatTGTGGGGGATAGTCACGTGGAAATAAAAACCCCACCATCCATTCTGAGCCCCCATCCACATGGTGGGAAGAACACTGCTCATTTTCTGAGCCTCTTCCCTCATGGGGTCAGGTTCCTCCGAGCTGTGGTTGGAACTCACACCATCTTTCAGCAGATCACTCTCCCTgttcagaggagacaacagctCCACATTCAGACAACAAATAAGGACCTCAGAGACAACGGGGAGCTGGCCCGATTCGGCCATTTACACTGCCAGACCTGACGCTGACCTAAATATGGACTTTTCCATCTAATGAAGGTAAATATTAAGGCAAGAAAAATAATTCCACTTGCTTCTGACCGAGTGACTACTCTGACTTTCCATGAGTTGCACGAGCTCAGCAGCTGGATGCTGATGAACCCTCTCTACCTCTGAGAGTAGTTGGCTGGTGTTTCTCTGGACAGCTGAGCTCCTAGGGGGTCTGTGAAGACCTGCTCTGTGTAGACGCCCCTCAGGCTTCCACTGGGGTCCACAGATTCTGCACTGGTCTCCACGGCCTCCACGGCTTCTTCTGCTGGTCTGGATTCTGTTGACATCGGTTCGCGTTAGTAGAAGCTGATCATCAGGAACCCTGACGGCTCTTACGGATGTGCTGCTCTTTACCTGACTGGTCTGCTGTCTGGGGAACAGCTACAGCTCCCTCGGCGTTACAGCCCACCACTGTGATGCCTCCTAAAACGTCGTCTCCACCCTCTGAGCAGCTGTTGGCAGCTGACAAAATGCCATCTGCTGCTGGTCCTTCCTCGGACGTGGGAGAAAGGTCCTCTCCAGCTGGGTAATCTGTCTCTCGCGCGCCTGAATGGTAACCGGAATCTCTCAGCGTTCAGCTAAATCAGAACGAGACATTTGTATTTGTTCTCATTCACTGACCTGGAACACTAGTGATGCAGAAGACATGCGAGTTACAGACAAAGAAGCTCTCCAGGATGTTCCCAGGCTGGTTGGCATCGATGACAACCACTTTAGAGGTGGACTGAGTGCTAGTGGAAATCCAGACGAGCGACGAGAACTCATCCTGGTGCCGCAGCTCcttctgctgctcctgcaacgccAGCAAAGATGGGTTAGAGCTCCACGTGAATGTGCCGCTTCTTCACAGAGAGTAAAGTTGTGTACTTTGAGCTCCTGATCCAGCTTGTCGAGACTACTCTGAGAGCCAATCTTCTTTTTAGGGCTCTCTGAGCCCGCCATGTCGCTGTAAAACACACTGGCTCCAACTATCGAACCTCCATCTCTGGTTTTCCCTCCAGACAGATTCACACCAGCAGCACACCACAgctgcaggagagacacagttaaACAACTAGATACACCCACATCTGCTGCTCTGGGGCCGTTCTCTGGTGGATGTAGAGACCAGCCCACAGGATTTACAGGCAAGTAAACAAGCCATTTAAAAATGAACAAACATGCCATTGAGTAGCAGAGGAAAACACCTTCATTGAAGGATCTTTCTCATCCAATGGTCTGAGGAAGACAGGAACAGGTAGATTCTTCATCCTTCCCTCTGACTGACCTCCATTGGCCTAAAAGGTGAAAACACACCAGCAGCTCTGTGTTCTGGACTTCTTTCACATTCGGCGCCACTCCCAAAAACACTTTCAAAGGAATCTTCTTACTTTGTATTTTTTGGGTAAGCTCCAGCCGAAGGCCTGCACTTGGCCGTCCTCCTTCTGCACGTGAGCTTTGACCTGCTTGTACTGAGCCCGTTTCTGCTCCCGTCTCGATGCCACGCTCTCAGCTGGAGCTCTGTGGGATTAAACGGCAGGCCACTCACATAAAATTCCTTCTTTTGCTTTCGTTCATGTTTTAGGGGTCATTTTGTTTTAAATACAAGTCTATTTGTACAAGCCAAGTCCTCCTCCTCACACTCGGCGCGACTCAAGACCAAGTGAATGGAAAACGGTAACAAAGCTCTGATAACAAACTACTGTGGACGCAACAACGCTGAACAATCCTCCCAAAGAGAAGAGGAACTAGTCTTTCTCTGTCATGCCTGCCCAGACTGCCCCCCCTCCTCAGCATCTTTCCTGGGATGCACGCTAGCGGTCAGAGGCCTtaatattagggatgcaccgatcaggttttttgctgccgatcaccgataccgatcatgtggattggccagaaattttctacaacattataatgagtgctacaaactacataatctgggaataaaggaaatgcaacctaatctaaaatggtctgtattagggttgtcacggtgtgaaaatgtaacctcacggttattgtgaccaaaattaccacggttttcggtattatcgcggtattttttttaaacgtgctacattttcacacaatgaaataaaccctgtatgtcaggaaaatattgtcctcagtttgtgtctaaatttagcctaaaatgtgttattttgtaattatgttgtttatttgtttacatttttcccctttagtctttaaaataccaacatttgcccataacttcttatgttttgtctgtttgatgtcatcattttaaaaatattagaccagatgatactcagtgctcaagtagccttctaatcagatactttttacccttacttgagtaataaaccctattatCAGGAAAatgtcgtcctcggtttgtgtccttccagtgagctttgcagatgtgggaaaatgtcatcaggcagtaatcgttgttgaattcataattattctcggagagagaccaactcttatctgcccctgggagccccgtaatgcatagcgtcatttcaacatggcggtgtccgcgacacggtttatatgcaggtagcggcgctgcggctgctttatatagcgactcgttgcattctccctcaacccaaatcctcggatcacgcattttagctaaaacgctaacgttagcttgccttgcgttgactgtagagttgtgggtgatggtcacgcagatgtgtcatgagatttgaagcgttgctgcctttcacagacactttttctgcacgtgctgcaaacaggatagccgtcttctatcaactgtccctcggcattcttcaaatatccaaaagatgcccgtacttcccactttgtcttctgtgaggaataataaatgtcctgagcgctgccgtctcctcctttggtcattatttcagctttagcttcaagaaagttttggttgtaaacaacaaagtgcgcatgtgccgccggcaacttcagatgatgatacggtggctggtaagggtcaccgcgcctacaccacagccacggtaatccaccgagataatatagtttttaataaacaagactgttattattgtctactttttttttactggggtttaccgctacaccagttaccgtgacaaccctacctgatcggtctgctttgatctattttgaaaacttcaatcaaaaccgataggggcgctatcggccgattgggatcaaatgccgatccatcggtgcatccctacttaatATGTCATAATAAGTACCACACAACGTTTGCTGACatgattttcagttatttcagagGTCAAATGTATCAAATTGAAGTCACATCAAGTACAAACGCAGTAAGGTAGCCTGAGGTTAGCAGGTTCTGGTAACCTGTGTTCTGCAGAACGATGCTCAGACACACTCACTCCTCATTGAGGAAGTCAAAAGCTTTGCTCTTGTCACCAGGCAGCTGCTGCAGGGTGCTGCTCTTCTTCTTGACAGACGGCTGGATCTGGGAGGTGGGTGCGTTGTACTTGACGTTCACTGGGGCCTCCCCCGCCGGCTTCTTGCCCGCTCCGCCCGACGAGCTAAACAAACGGCTGAAACTGGAGGTGTAAGGGCAGGGAAGTGGGGGAAAAGGGGAGCAGAAGAAagcacacacagagacaaacgtATAGAGGGGTGGACACGAGCGGTAGCTGCAACGCATATTTACCAATTAGGGGTTCCCTTTTCATGCCAATAcaggcagctgcacacaccatccTACACACCTATGCTGATCTGCATTTCCATTGGAAAGCGCCAGAGCAGGACGTTAATATGCACACGCCAGGAGGTTAGTCAACAACACAGAGCAGAAGAGGCCTGCCCAGAAACCCCAACTTCTTCATGACTATAGTAAACACATCAGGTGCTAGGCTAGGTCACCTCATCCCTACAGAATCCCCACCCCAACACACCTCCTGCACACAGACACCACAACACCAGAGGACACACAGAAACAGGCACAGATGGTAGAGTTAACTTTTGTTCTGGCCCAAACCCATTCCTTAAACTCAGCACAGGAGGGCACCAGCACACAGTGATGGACGACACCTCTACACACAAACTGGTGGAGGCATCACCAGCACCACGCCCTGGCCGGCTCTCCTCTGTTCTGAGTTTGTTAATACGGTGAGGACATTCAAAGCCGTCCAATATCTACCTACATTCTGGAGAAAACCACCGTGTAAAAAAGAAGAGAAGCAACACTTTAATCAAAGCCGAGTTGATTTTTAGGAGCTCGGGCGAAAGGAGTAGAGAAGCTTACAACTGCCAGAGGCTGGATTTCTTCTTCTCTGGAAGAGCTGGGTTCTCCTTGGAAGCTCTACAAGGAGAAGAGGAAGTGCTGTCCAAACAGGAATAATAATATTTATAGATGATCATGTCTGATGACTAAAATGACTCCACAAGCATCTTAAGAAACCTTCTCCCAGTA
This Nothobranchius furzeri strain GRZ-AD chromosome 16, NfurGRZ-RIMD1, whole genome shotgun sequence DNA region includes the following protein-coding sequences:
- the spag9b gene encoding C-Jun-amino-terminal kinase-interacting protein 4 isoform X2 gives rise to the protein MSPGCMLLFVFGFVGGAVVINSAVLVSLSVLLLVHYSVSTGGLPALPPVPSLPRPNRKERPISMGLFQLPGVDGVTPELNKDPADQPSEPWRFNNLGHPQSNTSLKDELSLANKGSSKSSTPAQQRNVSKTGTPVSPGEGRSIASTPMSSQGGISKSDTAPHSGHSQSNASSAHNVSPLGQGRVSSSSDVAMESVDTLQPEQQTSDGLSKNLDWGRGTAEGSKHIEPVQKEQETQESSALNPEEDAEKSEVQGIIESTPELNVDFEGCRGTSTPTKGGIENLAFNRNTDSLFEELSSAGNDLIGDVDEGADLLGMGREVEHLIHENTHLLETKNALNVVKNDLITQVDELSCEKEVLRGELDAVTQVKTKLEEKNKELEEELKKVKAELEATKQKIKINNEDDSDVPTAQRKRFTRVEMARVLMERNQYKERLMELQEAVRWTEMIRASKENPALPEKKKSSLWQFFSRLFSSSGGAGKKPAGEAPVNVKYNAPTSQIQPSVKKKSSTLQQLPGDKSKAFDFLNEEAPAESVASRREQKRAQYKQVKAHVQKEDGQVQAFGWSLPKKYKANGGQSEGRMKNLPVPVFLRPLDEKDPSMKLWCAAGVNLSGGKTRDGGSIVGASVFYSDMAGSESPKKKIGSQSSLDKLDQELKEQQKELRHQDEFSSLVWISTSTQSTSKVVVIDANQPGNILESFFVCNSHVFCITSVPGARETDYPAGEDLSPTSEEGPAADGILSAANSCSEGGDDVLGGITVVGCNAEGAVAVPQTADQSESRPAEEAVEAVETSAESVDPSGSLRGVYTEQVFTDPLGAQLSRETPANYSQRESDLLKDGVSSNHSSEEPDPMREEAQKMSSVLPTMWMGAQNGCVYVHSSVAQWKRCLHSIKLKKPVVGIVHVKGRVLVSLSDSTLAVFHRGVDGQWDLTNYHLLDLGKQNHSIRCMTVVHDKAWCGYRNKIYVVHPRAMKIEKSFDAHPRKDSQVRQLAWRGDGIWVSIKLDSTLRLFHARTYQHLQDIDIEPYVSKMLGTGKLGFSFVRITALMVSCNRLWIGTGNGVIISIPLTETANNVTKAAGNHPGGVVRVYGDNSGDKVMAGTFVPYCSMAHAQLSFHGHRNAVQFFAAVPGHPDPSASCGGETAGDKSTDAAAQEGKQSMLVMSGGEGYIDFRMGDEDGEAEETEDAPLKLQPFLAESERSHLIVWQVLACED
- the spag9b gene encoding C-Jun-amino-terminal kinase-interacting protein 4 isoform X1 translates to MELDDVVLYQDDSGDSAVMSERVSGLASSIYREFERLMEKYDEDVVKELMPLVVGLLENLDSVFAANKEHEVELELLKEDNEQLVTQYEREKALRKHAEERYITLEDSQDGEKKDLQSRLVTLESHSRQLELKTKNYADQISRFEEREADLKKEYNALHQRHTEMIHSYMEHLERTKHQHAAAPAESSDSGSSAKRRKERPISMGLFQLPGVDGVTPELNKDPADQPSEPWRFNNLGHPQSNTSLKDELSLANKGSSKSSTPAQQRNVSKTGTPVSPGEGRSIASTPMSSQGGISKSDTAPHSGHSQSNASSAHNVSPLGQGRVSSSSDVAMESVDTLQPEQQTSDGLSKNLDWGRGTAEGSKHIEPVQKEQETQESSALNPEEDAEKSEVQGIIESTPELNVDFEGCRGTSTPTKGGIENLAFNRNTDSLFEELSSAGNDLIGDVDEGADLLGMGREVEHLIHENTHLLETKNALNVVKNDLITQVDELSCEKEVLRGELDAVTQVKTKLEEKNKELEEELKKVKAELEATKQKIKINNEDDSDVPTAQRKRFTRVEMARVLMERNQYKERLMELQEAVRWTEMIRASKENPALPEKKKSSLWQFFSRLFSSSGGAGKKPAGEAPVNVKYNAPTSQIQPSVKKKSSTLQQLPGDKSKAFDFLNEEAPAESVASRREQKRAQYKQVKAHVQKEDGQVQAFGWSLPKKYKANGGQSEGRMKNLPVPVFLRPLDEKDPSMKLWCAAGVNLSGGKTRDGGSIVGASVFYSDMAGSESPKKKIGSQSSLDKLDQELKEQQKELRHQDEFSSLVWISTSTQSTSKVVVIDANQPGNILESFFVCNSHVFCITSVPGARETDYPAGEDLSPTSEEGPAADGILSAANSCSEGGDDVLGGITVVGCNAEGAVAVPQTADQSESRPAEEAVEAVETSAESVDPSGSLRGVYTEQVFTDPLGAQLSRETPANYSQRESDLLKDGVSSNHSSEEPDPMREEAQKMSSVLPTMWMGAQNGCVYVHSSVAQWKRCLHSIKLKKPVVGIVHVKGRVLVSLSDSTLAVFHRGVDGQWDLTNYHLLDLGKQNHSIRCMTVVHDKAWCGYRNKIYVVHPRAMKIEKSFDAHPRKDSQVRQLAWRGDGIWVSIKLDSTLRLFHARTYQHLQDIDIEPYVSKMLGTGKLGFSFVRITALMVSCNRLWIGTGNGVIISIPLTETANNVTKAAGNHPGGVVRVYGDNSGDKVMAGTFVPYCSMAHAQLSFHGHRNAVQFFAAVPGHPDPSASCGGETAGDKSTDAAAQEGKQSMLVMSGGEGYIDFRMGDEDGEAEETEDAPLKLQPFLAESERSHLIVWQVLACED